A single window of Streptomyces aquilus DNA harbors:
- a CDS encoding serine/threonine-protein kinase has product MSNDGGGVSPKGRLIGGRYRLVERIGSGGMGTVWRALDGLVDRDVAVKQPRLPGDPEDEAHQRASHRLYREARAAARVDHPAAVSIHDVVVEDGLPWIVMELVRGESLHAVLERGPLEPAEAARIGLAVLGALRAAHAVGIVHRDVKPANVLLGSHHRVVLTDFGIAHVQGEDSLTATGEFVGSLEFIAPERMSGRSAGPASDLWSLGVLLYAAVEGWSPFRRTSVESTLAAILTAEVPEPKQAGPLGPLLTRLLEKDPAGRPDAEEIEAALAAAAGEWPRAAEDPGLQDASGLEEFGDDIGTVRLGQAGADADTLTAVGAPADDTVPEPAAAGRRMPRPLSLALTGGLLVGATWFGIASLTGPDSGAGTKNTAADHSASPETETETETKAPPTPAPTSADGWTAHADKGMNATLVLPAAYKEFARSGSDTFQPRQVEYAAGSVQVRFTKWDKAPGTPMSQAEQHVRTAEFFENPTTPQYTTTSLHGWDAVQSDITYGDKDLRRRLLELFVRTDDNRLYELRVEMPKGTAEEKRGTAVFKDARDRLTIATTP; this is encoded by the coding sequence ATGAGCAACGACGGGGGCGGCGTGAGCCCCAAGGGGCGACTCATAGGTGGGCGATATCGGCTCGTCGAGCGCATCGGGTCGGGCGGTATGGGTACCGTCTGGCGGGCGCTCGACGGGCTCGTCGACCGGGACGTCGCCGTCAAGCAGCCGAGGCTGCCCGGTGACCCGGAGGACGAGGCCCATCAGCGGGCCTCGCACCGGCTGTACCGCGAGGCCCGTGCCGCCGCCCGGGTCGATCATCCCGCCGCCGTTTCCATCCATGACGTCGTCGTCGAGGACGGGCTGCCCTGGATCGTCATGGAGCTGGTGCGGGGCGAGTCACTGCACGCGGTGCTCGAACGCGGGCCGTTGGAGCCCGCCGAGGCCGCTCGCATCGGCCTCGCCGTCCTCGGCGCGCTGCGCGCCGCGCACGCCGTCGGGATCGTGCACCGGGACGTCAAACCCGCCAACGTCCTGCTCGGATCGCACCACCGCGTCGTCCTCACCGACTTCGGCATCGCGCATGTCCAGGGCGAGGATTCCCTCACCGCCACCGGCGAGTTCGTCGGCTCGCTGGAGTTCATCGCCCCCGAGCGCATGTCGGGGCGGAGTGCGGGTCCCGCGTCCGACCTGTGGTCCCTCGGCGTGCTTCTCTACGCCGCCGTGGAGGGCTGGTCCCCGTTCCGTCGTACGTCGGTGGAGTCGACGCTCGCCGCGATCCTGACCGCGGAGGTGCCCGAGCCGAAACAGGCCGGCCCCCTCGGCCCGCTCCTCACCCGGCTGCTGGAGAAGGACCCCGCCGGGCGGCCGGACGCGGAGGAGATCGAGGCGGCGCTGGCCGCGGCGGCGGGGGAGTGGCCGCGGGCGGCGGAGGACCCGGGGCTCCAGGACGCCTCGGGTCTGGAGGAGTTCGGGGACGACATCGGGACCGTACGGCTGGGGCAGGCCGGGGCCGACGCGGACACCCTGACGGCCGTCGGTGCTCCGGCGGACGACACGGTGCCCGAACCCGCGGCCGCCGGACGACGTATGCCTCGTCCCCTGTCCCTGGCCCTCACCGGCGGCCTCCTCGTCGGCGCCACCTGGTTCGGCATCGCCTCCCTCACCGGCCCCGACAGCGGCGCGGGCACGAAGAACACGGCCGCGGACCACTCCGCTTCACCGGAGACGGAGACGGAGACGGAGACGAAGGCGCCGCCGACGCCGGCACCCACCTCCGCCGACGGCTGGACCGCGCACGCCGACAAGGGCATGAACGCGACCCTCGTCCTCCCCGCCGCGTACAAGGAGTTCGCCCGCTCGGGCAGCGACACCTTCCAGCCCCGCCAGGTGGAGTACGCCGCCGGCTCCGTCCAGGTCCGCTTCACCAAGTGGGACAAAGCGCCCGGAACGCCGATGAGCCAGGCCGAACAGCACGTGAGAACCGCGGAGTTCTTCGAGAACCCCACCACCCCGCAGTACACCACCACCAGCCTCCACGGCTGGGACGCCGTACAGTCCGACATCACCTACGGTGACAAGGACCTCCGGCGCCGGCTCCTGGAACTGTTCGTACGCACGGACGACAACCGGCTGTACGAGCTGCGCGTCGAAATGCCCAAGGGCACGGCCGAGGAGAAACGGGGAACGGCGGTTTTCAAGGACGCCCGCGACCGGCTGACGATTGCCACAACGCCCTGA